The DNA region TAACCTCTTTGGCCAataaaacttttcagctACTTTGCCATAGGTGATTGATTCACCGTAATGTCCGCCAAAAAGCTCATGATCATGGTAGATTTCTAGTGCCTTAGAAATTCATGTTTTCGGGACACACTGGCGGTTACCATAGTGAAGTGTATCCTCCTGGAGTCTGAAACCTTTGATTGCTTGTGGGGAACGACGCATTTTGGTGATCAGCTGTCTCACTCTTGAGTTTGCAGCTTGGCTGCCTCATCATCTGGATCTAAGATGTGAATTATGGCAACCCAGTACGAGTCGTTTTGCAGTTCTACAGTCCATGTCTGTGGTTCTAGCTTTGGTAGATGCTGTATCGTGCTTATTGGTATGTTCCATGATAATGTATCGGCTACTACATTTTCGGATCCCTTGAGGTATTCGATATCCATCGAATATTCTGCAAGTTCGTCCAACCAGCGGGCTAATCGCATAGACGGCTCTGATTTGTTTTTAAGGGCAGCGAGGGAGATATGGTCGGTGCGCAATGCAAACCGTTTAGCTTTTCGGAGGTATTTAAAGTGCCACAGACTCCGAATTATCCCTAACAACTTTAACTCGCCGGCTGGGTAGTTTTTCTGTGCTCCTTCtattgattttgagaagTACTCCACCACTCCGATGACTTTGTTACCTTCGACTCCTTCTAACACGGCTCCTAGGCCGATCTTACTTGCATCGGTGGTTAGCCGGTATTCCTTGGTTTGATCAAATGGCACAAGCACTGGTTTCTCGCATAATAGTGtttcattttttgaagGCAGAGTCTTGAAATGATCCCCAAGTTGTTTTCTTTGCCACAAAGTCGATAATAGGTCGTGCAATCTGTGAGCATTGTGGAATAAATCTGCGGTAATACTTTATCATGCCTAGAAACCGTTGAGCTTCCTTGACGGTTTTACAGATTGGGAGGGCATTATCGCGTTCGCATTTATCTTGAAGTGGTTTGATGCCTCTAGCTGATAGATTGCATCCGAGGAACTGGACCTCGCGCTGAAAGAATCGACACTTCTTTTCTTTATCTATAAGTTGATGTTCCTTGAGCCTTGAAAGGACTTGATCCAGGTGGTGGCAATGTTCTTTATGAGACTTGGACATTACGAGAATGTCGTCCAGGTAGACTAAAACGAAATCGAGGTCACGAAATATGTCGGCCATACAGCGAGCAAAGGTTGGCGATGCATTTACTAAGCCGAATGGCATTACTTTGTACTGATATTTGCCGTTGTGGATGGCAAAGGCTGTCTTCGGgatatcttcctctttcACAGGTATATGATGATGACCCGAATGCAAATCAAGCGTTGAGAAGACAGAAGATTTCCCCTTTTTTTGCCAGTAGTACTTCGATCCGAGGAAATGGATCTTTTATGGTGGCTTCGTTAAGAAGGCGATAATCCACACATAATCGGTAGGTGATGTCCTTCTGTTCAACCAAAACGACCGGGGAACTGAACGGGCTCTTGGATGCTTCAATGAAGCCCTTTTCGAGTAGGTCGTCCACAATGGCCATaatctttctctcttctttgggTGTTCTCCTATATGGAGCCATTCTTGGGATTCGTGCATCAGGCTTGAGGTCTAGCTCATGGTACCacctccttcttctctaGTGCTGCTCGTGGTAGGTCATTTCTGACCGTGTGTCAATATTTCTTTTGCAGACTAGGAGGTAGAGATGAGAAAGGGCTTTCTGTTTGTCTGTTCTCACTCTCCTTTTCGCTATCGATTACTTGAATCTCTATGATGTATCCCTCGAGAGATCTGTGGGGTTTCTTCCGCGCTTGGTGGACTTGTCTGTTCGTCGCTCGACCAGATCAAGTTGATCGGATATTCTAGGTGTCGTTGACTATCTTGCGTCATAGTGGTGTGTTCGGGTGAATCGGTGATTCCTGTGAGTTCTTCGTTGGATACTCTGGATACTCTGGATACTCTGGATACTCTGGATACTCTGGATACTCTGGGTTCTCTGGGTTCTCTGGGTTCTCTGGGTTCTCTGGGTTCTCTTGGTTCTCTGGGTTCTCTGGGTTCGTTGGATGTTGTCAGTGATTCGATCCGTGTGACAGGGCTCATACATGGGGTATGTCCTAGCAAAGATTCAGTTTCCAGTACAGGATTGCCTATGATAATATCTGGATCAATTGCGTCGGTCACGTAAGTCGGAATCTCATAAGTCTGGTTTCCGAGTTTGAACTGGAATATTGTCGCCTTGGTACATCTAATACGTTTTTCGGAGGTCGCACCTTTGATTGTTACGGAAGAAGTTTCATATGTCTCCAGTCCTAGTGGTTGGACCCGGCGAGGGCTAATGAGCGATGTTCCTGCTCCGGTGTCTAATAAAATTCTAAGTGGGTTCCCGTCCACTAGCGCTTCGACTTTCTTCCAGTCGCTGATTAGTGGGAACTGTTTGTTTTTTTGGTTTTTGGATATGTTGTGGTAAAATTAGTGTACAGCAGGTTTCGGTGGATTTAGGTAGAGCTCGCCTGTGGGCAGTCCTTCGCCATGTGTCAGCCAGCTCTACATCTGAAACATATGccgagcttcttcagcactaAGCGCTCCTGGTTGCCTTGGAAGTTCCGAGATGGTAGCTAAGAGAAGGACAACACTCAAAAAAGGACAGTTCTATAGCGCAAGACTATCTGTTATTTGCCCTATTCACTGACGCCTCGATCCAGAGACTGTTCAACGAGGCTCAGGTAGATATCTGGGCTATCAAACAGCAGGCGCTGGAGTTGAGAGGTAATCAATGAATTGATTCCCTTGGAGCTGACGCTTATCGTCTTGTTTACGAGATCCACATGTTAATGGGTAACGGAAAGGACGATGCCGCCAGCCTCTTTGAAGCCTGCCTTGTCTAGAGGCCAGCTGAGATAATTGGCGCTACGAACTCACAACGAATAGAGATCTATCGAGGAGAAAGACGGTGCGTTACCTGGGAAGGAGTGCACCACTATCAGAGCTCGGTACGGCCGTTCCTGTGGGACTCTGCGTGGCCGTGGCTAGAACGGTTGTATTGACACCGGCAATAATTTCGTCAGCATTGTCGTAGAGTCTGTTTACCTGGGATTGCCACCAATCGTATGCATCAACAGACAACTCTAGTTCGAATGTGTCCACCACTGTTCCGTTTTGGTGTATAGCTTCTATAGTCGCAATGCTAGTCCCTGGGACAGGGGCTTCTACATTCTGATAAGTTCTGTTGTCCAGGTTTCCTGCCCACTCGTGGTACTGTTCTGCGTTAGAAGCGTTCTGTAGAACACTTATAGCCGTGGCTAACGGGATAAACCACAAAAGTAGTAACTTGGCAATCATGTGGTTGTTATTGAGTTCTTGTCCCTTACCTCAATTGATCCTGGTTATTCTGGTACTATTTATTCAGCTGCTCCACTGTGTCAGATCGGGACCTTAGAGGTATTGCTGAGCGTAGAGGTCGAGCCTGGCCCAGATCTGTTGTTTTATGGGCATCCCTACTTCAGAGGTATGTTCATCTTGGTCTGTGAGTGGTCTGACCAAGACAAATCCAGAGTACCATCTAACGGGGGAATCATGGTATGATGACTATGGTCCAGCTTCCAGTTCTTGCACTGGTGGTCTGACCACTGTGAGACGATTATGCTGCACATAATCAGTTGTTCAGAATCAAAAGGTTACTATTAGAACTCAACTAGAGGAATCCAATGTTGGAATTGGAACGTATAAACGAGAGGCCGGCTAGCTTAGATCCAAGTGGCAATTCATCTGAACTGAGTCTTAGAGTTAATAGAAGTAAGTAATACGTTCGTTCGTCGTCTTGATATCTTACTTTTGAGCTACTTCAAGATGTCCTGATCTAACGACTAAGTTATCCTGGTACTACCGTCCTGTATTACAACAATGGTAAATTTGTTTACGGAGCCGTTAGATTGTACTATGAGATGTGGTCTATCTCGACCTCGACGTTAGCATCAAAAAACGGCTGCGACACTTTCGCTAAGCTGCTGCTAGGTGACGGCTGCCGGTAGGCTACTTTAGAATAAGAATCTCAGAAACTTATAAATGGAGGCCTGTGTCACTGTCTGGTAAAGAATCATTAGTCTGTGAGAATTCAAGAGTAAATCAACCAACATGATCGCCTGACATGAATATGATTGTTGCCCTTGGCGCTGCCTCCTCGTGTGTGTTCAGGAATTTGAACCTATCAATTCGACGACCTTGACCTGAGCTTCCGATGTCTGCAGCCTCGAACCCGTCCAAGAAGCTGTGCACAAAATTTTTGGGACTTTCTAGCATCTACGTGTGTATTGTTTTGTAGCGATCATCGGGTATGCAATAACACAATGTTGATATCAGCAGATTACTGTATCTCCCAGTATTACTTACATATTTAGCATAGCTGTCAGCTCATAATTCAGCACCTTTGAAGATCTCCGGCAGCTGTTTAAATTTCATCTGAGTACGCAAGTCCATCTCGCAAGGGAGCcaagatctcatctcgCTGTGCTCGTCTGAAGCTGACGTGAGAAATCTAAGTGCGAACTTTAGGACTGAATACTTTATTGTGGACAGTAGATGACCCTAGCACTCATATACGATGGACACAGAGCGATGAGGCAGCCAGCCGCTTCGGTTCCCCATATGTGCAGTGTCGACCTGAACAATATCGAAGAACAGTACACGCGCGGCGCTACCAATTAAAAAGGCCTAGCTGCCCATCTCTAATAATAAAGAACCTGAGGACTGCAGCCGGCACCACGAAGAGATCCCCAGAATGAACTGTGCAGACTTAGGCATTGGAAGTTTCCCGAAAGGCACCGGTTGATGCCTTTCCGATAGTTTGCATTGAATAAAGCACAGTCCTTGACGCTGCAAGTTTGGGGAAGCATCTGGCGCGACAGCAGAACAGTTACATGCATCATTTCTCACTACATCTGGGCCATTCCCGTGTGTGTATACCTATGCCAACTACACATCTATATCGTATCATACTTCCTCTGC from Torulaspora globosa chromosome 3, complete sequence includes:
- a CDS encoding gag-pol fusion protein (Ty like retrotransposon) yields the protein MPFGLVNASPTFARCMADIFRDLDFVLVYLDDILVMSKSHKEHCHHLDQVLSRLKEHQLIDKEKKCRFFQREVQFLGCNLSARGIKPLQDKCERDNALPICKTVKEAQRFLGMIKYYRRFIPQCSQIARPIIDFVAKKTTWGSFQDSAFKK